One Ooceraea biroi isolate clonal line C1 chromosome 6, Obir_v5.4, whole genome shotgun sequence genomic window carries:
- the LOC105276141 gene encoding RNA polymerase II-associated protein 3: MGNEEVDIISVVQKPEKKSLLERYNIPIEHLSYEFISRCANGKTLERIILILRSGEEGIYPDLTKHAEEHLAKIKPTSAVLRKAEPVLRRNMLNAEERQEIDDDISTWTCEMQSREKDLDEGKATLITDPCSQPEIRKIKSDVEKDKKMRVNEKKHDKPKRITSCDYAAWDKYDADTEINRIDLQDDQRQAEMKRIQQRRKDLDKTNNMAHKTTLNKLSLTGTEVNVLAAQEKEKGNEAFRAADYEEALRHYNASIDIDSNLNAYNNRAMTFIKLQRYEDALNDCNTVLRMDYKNIKGLLRRALSLENLEKIHEALADYEAVLKLEPTNKTAISGVNKLRKPCESRKIRMKIEENVNDGEDKVEQIKSERIVKTNGTERPKQRTNNDICYCDRAPSSSRNVATKPHVKTSYCVETESNKAAAAADAVANKSNGKTTRDSSSGNKLSPVAKDFGGRNKTFTLQDSYASRNEDISTIFPESFTRSRGAEGSLKKSIFSCMSAPRKAKPSSVIIEELPNDETYEKSKGANSGKTKGKMKKETDPKEEKNTSIRESCTSQNKKLSSPAKKNGTLISNKAETLNECKKWNEINDSRETKLEMEKETSQGKEKNALTKKSDIEENKNSFSLEKKSKTETSSLKSNKIHSRNESKESYDRKLEMDLEKLEHIESPYEFLRLWQSLKDATLTLHAKLLRIVAYEDINKIIGNKLDATMLSLILRCLEQQFCTPKDTDLLVNLLCSLSQLNRFSIVCMFMDANDKKALENILRFLEKENSPKVSQLRQIYVT, translated from the exons ATGGGCAACGAGGAGGTAGATATAATTAGCGTCGTGCAGAAACCCGAGAAGAAAAGTCTGCTCGAGAGGTACAACATACCGATCGAACATCTCTCGTATGAATTCATATCACGGTGCGCCAATGGAAAAACCTTGGAGCGAATCATTCTCATCTTGCG TTCTGGCGAAGAAGGAATATATCCAGATTTGACGAAGCACGCAGAGGAACATCTTGCTAAGATTAAACCGACGAGCGCTGTTTTGAGGAAGGCGGAGCCAGTTTTGAGACGAAATATGTTGAATGCCGAGGAACGGCAGGAAATCGACGACGACATCAGCACTTGGACGTGTGAGATGCAATCTCGCGAGAAAGATCTGGACGAAGGAAAAGCCACCCTTATTACTGATCCGTGTTCACAGCCGGAAATTCGAAAGATAAAATCGGACGTCGAAAAA GACAAAAAGATGAGAGTCAACGAGAAAAAGCACGATAAGCCGAAACGAATAACCTCGTGCGACTACGCGGCCTGGGATAAATATGACGCCGACACGGAAATAAACAGGATAGACCTGCAGGACGACCAACGACAGGCCGAAATGAAGAGAATCCAGCAACGGCGAAAGGATTTGGATAAAACGAATAACATGGCACATAAAACGACACTCAATAAAC TTTCGTTAACCGGCACGGAAGTAAACGTACTAGCAgcgcaagagaaagaaaagggaaaCGAAGCTTTCAGAGCAGCCGATTACGAAGAAGCCCTTCGGCATTACAACGCTAGCATCGACATTGATTCGAATCTAAATGCTTATAACAATCGCGCTATGACAT TTATAAAGCTGCAACGTTACGAGGATGCGCTTAATGACTGCAATACGGTACTTAGGATGgattacaaaaatatcaaaggACTTCTTCGTCGAGCATTGTCTTtggaaaatctcgaaaaaataCACGAG gCCTTGGCAGATTATGAAGCTGTCTTAAAATTAGAGCCAACTAACAAAACGGCAATATCCGGCGTGAACAAGCTGAGAAAACCGTGCGAATCGCGAAAAATAAG GATGAAGATAGAAGAAAATGTCAACGACGGTGAAGACAAGGTCGAGCAAATAAAATCGGAGAGAATTGTGAAAACGAACGGTACCGAACGTCCGAAACAGCGTACTAACAACGATATATGTTATTGCGACAGAGCGCCAAGCTCATCGCGAAATGTTGCGACGAAACCACACGTAAAAACGAGTTACTGCGTGGAAACTGAGAGCAAtaaagcagcagcagcagcggatGCCGTGGCAAATAAAAGCAACGGGAAAACTACACGCGACTCTTCGAGCGGCAATAAATTATCACCTGTTGCGAAAGATTTCGGCGGCAGAAATAAAACGTTCACATTGCAAGATTCCTACGCTAGTAGGAATGAAGACATTTCCACGATTTTTCCCGAATCATTTACTAGATCACGCGGTGCAGAGGGCAGCTTGAAgaaatctattttttcatGCATGTCAGCGCCTCGTAAGGCGAAACCTTCTTCTGTTATCATCGAAGAGCTTCCGAACGATGAAACATACGAGAAATCGAAAGGTGCAAACTCTGGAAAAACGAAAGGaaagatgaagaaagaaactgacccgaaggaagagaaaaatacgTCAATAAGAGAATCATGCACAAgtcaaaataagaaattatccTCCCCTGCAAAGAAAAACGGtacattaatatcaaataaagcTGAAACGCTTAATGAATGTAAAAAATGGAATGAAATCAATGACTCGAGAGAGACTAAACTGGAAATGGAGAAAGAAACAAGccagggaaaagaaaaaaatgcgcTGACCAAGAAATCAGATAtagaggaaaataaaaattcattttctcTTGAAAAGAAAAGCAAGACTGAAACGTCGAGTTTAAAATCGAACAAGATTCATTCGAGAAACGAGAGCAAAGAAAGCTACGACAGAAAATTGGAAATGGATCTTGAG aaaCTGGAGCATATCGAATCGCCTTATGAATTTTTACGTTTGTGGCAATCACTGAAGGATGCTACTTTGACGTTACATGCGAAACTTTTGCGGATTGTGGCGTACGAGGATATAAATAAGa TTATAGGCAATAAACTGGATGCAACGATGCTCAGCCTTATTTTGCGCTGTTTGGAACAACAATTTTGCACACCGAAAGACACAGATTTGCTCGTGAATCTGCTATGCTCATTGAGTCAATTGAATCGATTTTCCATCGTTTGTATGTTTATGGATGCCAATGATAAAAAag CtctagaaaatatattgcgtTTCCTGGAAAAGGAGAATTCACCCAAAGTCTCGCAATTGCGACAAATCTACGTTACCTGA